The Prevotella sp. E2-28 genome includes the window GAAAACTTCTGGCAGGACGTTGCTCAGAACCGCACTGTCTGCATCGGTGGTAACTCGGTGAACGAGCACTTTCTGGCAGCAGCCAATGGCAATCGCTATATCGACCAGCCCGACGGTCCTGAGTCATGTAACACGAACAACATGCTGAAGTTCTCTGAGATGCTGGCTGATCGCACAGGCGATGCTAAGTACACCGACTTCTACGAACAGGCCATGTGGAACCATATCCTCTCTACGCAGGATCCCACCACCGGAGGCTACGTTTATTTCACTACCCTTCGTCCTCAGGGCTATCGCATCTATTCCGTACCCAACAAGGGTATGTGGTGCTGCGTGGGCACAGGCATGGAGAACCACTCTAAGTACGGACATTTCATCTATACTCACGATGGTAAGGAGACGCTCTACGTGAACCTCTTCACAGCCAGTCGTTTGGAAAGTGATGATTTCGTTATCACTCAGCAGACCCAGTTCCCCTACGAGGCAAAGACCACACTTACCATCGGCAAGGCCGGTCATTTCACCCTCGCCCTACGTCATCCAGCATGGGCAGGTAAGGGGTTCGCCCTGACTGTTAACGGTTCTCCTGTTGACGTCACCGCTAATCCTGGTACCGCCTCTTTTGTCAAGGTAACACGCGACTGGCAGGAAGGCGACAAGGTTGAAGTCACTCTGCCTATGGAACTGCGTTACGAGGTTTGCCCCAACTACGAGGACTATATCGCCTTTAAGTACGGCCCCATCCTCTTAGGTGCCAACACCACGAATGGCAGCGAGCAGTTACAGAACGTCTATGGCGGCGAGGGTCGTATGGATCACTCACCCGGTGCTATGGGGCGTCAGCTGAACCTCCTCTCTTCTCCCCTGCTCATTGGCAACCGTGCCGATGTGCTGAGCCGTGTTCAGGTGAAAGACCTCTCGAAACTCACCTTCACCATCGATGCTCGTCGTGAGGGCGTTGAGACCTACAAATGGACGACGCTCACCCTGCAGCCCTTCTATCAGATTCACCACGACCGCTATATGTGCTACTGGTATCAGCAGACACCAGAGAACTTCGCCAAGAGCGATATGGCACAGACAGAAGCTGCTAACGAGGCGCTGAAGAACCGCACTATCGACTTCGTGGCTCCTGGCGAGCAGCAGAGCGAGGCTGGTCATGAGTACAACTACTCCAGCAATTCTACCAAGGGTAGTTACAACGGCGAGAGCTACCGTGATGCCCAGTCGGGTGGCTACGTACAGTTCACCCTGTTTAATAAGGACGGCATCAACGACCGCCTGGCTATCATGTGCCGCTTCACTACTGCCGACAAAGGCCGCGTGGCTACACTAACCGTTGATGGTAAGAAGATTGCCGACATCACCATTCCTGCAAGAGTCAGGAAGAGCGAAAACGGCTTCTACAACGTAGAATACCCCATTCCTGCCGACCTCATCAAGGACAGCAAGGGCAAGGTGAAGACCAAGTTCGTGGTGCGTCTCTCGGCTACAGGCTCTACTCCTAACCCTGGTCTCTACTACCTCCGACTGGTAAGTGGTTATGTAGAGAATCCCGATGCCTATAAGTTTCATGCACAAGACTGGACCACAGGCGACCCCAACCGCGTCTCAGCCAGTAAGTTCACTTACGACACCGAGAACAACACCATCACCATCAAGGCTGGTACGGGAGCCAACGACGTGGCACTCATGATGAACTACGAGAATACCGACTATACCATCAGTCAAGACCAGATTTACCTGGTGGTACGAGGAACCAATCTAAAAACCACCACAGGTGCCAGTTACCTGTGGTGGCTCAATGGAACGAACCGAGGCTCGCAAGTTGCGCCAGCTTCGGTTCAAACCATTACGAAGGATAATATCCAGCAGCAAGTCATTGCATGGAATATGTCCACCAGCGGACTGTATGACAATTTCACGGAAGACCTCTATCCCAGCATCTGCGTAGGTCAGACCATCTTCGGCCTCACTTCTACCACAGGCACCAGCACCATCTACGACATCAACTTCGCCACCTCTCCTACTAACTACCTTACTACTACCAACATCAGCAGCCCTAACGCACAAACCCCAACTAACTCCAACTACTATTCTATTCAGGGCATCAAGACTACTTCACCTCAAAAAGGAATCTACATTAACAAAAGTAAAAAGAAGATTACTATTCGCTAATCCTTTTTATTTTTACGAACACTCCCCCCCTAATTTCCTGAAACGCCTTTGTACAAAGGATTTTAGGAGCATAACACCCACCCCAACACTAACCCCAACACTAACCCCAAGAGTAACCCTACTACTTCAACATCAAAACCTCGTTTTGACTTTTCTCACACTCAGTCATTCATGTAAACATGATGGATCTCGCTTAATCGAAAAGTTCAACTTTCAACCTCTTAGGGGGGAGTGTTGGGGGGAGTCTTGGGGTTAGTCTTGGGGTTAGTCTTGGGGTTAGTGTTGGGGGGAGTGTTTAAGGCAAGAAAACTTAGTGTTTATCGGCATTTCAGAAGATTAGGGGTTAGTGTTGACAACTTGGGAAGTTGTGACAGACGAGAACGCCATTCGAGGCCTGCGAGAACGTCATTCGAGGCCTGCGAGAACGCCGTTCGACGGTGACGAGAACGGAGCGGAAGGCTGATGAGGACGGAGCGTATATAAAGTATATGAGTTAGCACTCGTAAGTGACATATTTACGAGTGCTAAACACCATACTTAAGAGTACAAAATAACATAAATAAAGGGAACCTCATATGATTAGGAATAGAGATGATAACAGCCCCCATCACTCTCACAATACTTACGTAGCAAGGCCTGTATGTACTCGGCATTCTCAGTTACCCGCTGACGATTGCCGTCATAGCCATTAATGAGTACCACGAGATGGCGGGTATCAAGCGTCATCTTCGTGCGCTCGTTATCGCTGGTGGGCGTGCCTACCCCACCTTCTGCATCACGATAAACGGGAAGTCCGTGAATATTGATGAGTCCGCGACCGATGCCTTCGTAAGGTTCACCCTCACGCCCGATGCCCAGCATGAGTGTATCACCTACGAAACGGTCGGCATCAAAGCCACCAATACTGTAGCCGTATGCAATAGATGCCAGGTTGACCAAATCTACCAGCGTGTCCTTCTGATAAAGTTCCTTGCCCTGCAGCATCCTGCGTATCAAGGCTTCCGATGCAGGACGGTAACGCGAGGGATCCTTGCCGCAGGCTTTATACACACGCCGTGTGGCTGCAATACTGGGTATCTCTTTCAGTGAGTCGGGTGTTAACTCCATGCGGAATTTCTGTTCCAGCGCCTGAATTTCCTGCCATAATGCCTCACTGTATGAGGTATTGACAACCATTGCCTCTACGCAAGCCCCAACGAACTCAGGACATACGCTCTTTATCTCTTCAGAAACGATGATATTCATTGTTTATTTCTCTCTGTGATTATAGTTTTCAACACTTTTACGCCCTCGCCCACGGTAGGCACTTCTGCAACAACCATTGAGCGCCTGCCCTCCTTCTCGCGCAGGCTACAGCGACGTACATTCATCGTAGCAAACTCAATGACGCGCCCGAATGCCTCGCTCTGATAGAACGGACTGCGTGCATTGCTCACGAAATAAAGGAACATACGTCCCTGCTTGAGCATAATCTTCTCGCACCCCAGTCTCTTACCATATCGACGCAGAGCCACTACTTGCAGTAACTCCTCAGCCTGCGAGGGAAGAGGACCAAAACGATCTATGAGACGTTGGCGGTAAGCTTCCACTTCCTCGTCATTACGGGTATTGTCAAGTTCACGATAAAGCAGCATACGCTCTGAATCGCTGGGCACATACTGATCGGGGAAATACATCTCGAGGTCGGATTCAAGGTTGCAGTCGGCAACGAAGTCGATGGAGCCAGATGAGCTTGTAATACTAGTTTTCCTAGTATCACTAGATCTTCCAGTTTCACTGGCTTCTGCAGCTTGCTCCATTTCGGGCTCCTCGTTCCTCAGCTCTGCCATTGCCTCATTGAGAATCTTCTGGTAGGTCTCATAACCCAGGTCGGAAATAAAGCCACTCTGCTCAGCACCAAGAAGATTGCCAGCACCACGGATGTCGAGGTCCTGCATAGCAATATTGATACCGCTGCCAAGGTCTGAGAAATTCTCGAGTGCTTCCAGGCGTCGACGACTGTCAACTGGCAGAGCCGAAAGGGGCGGTGCCAATAAATAACAGAAGGCCTTACGATTGCCTCGACCCACACGCCCACGCATCTGGTGGAGGTCGCTAAGGCCGAAATATTGGGCACTGTTGATGATGATTGTGTTAGCATTGGGAATGTCTATACCGTTCTCTACAATGGTTGTAGAGAGCAGCACGTCGTAATCATAATTCGAGAAGTCAAGGATAATTTTCTCGAGTTCCTCGGGCTTCATCTGTCCGTGACCAATAGCCACACGACAGTCGGGGATGTACTTATGAATCATCTCAGCGATATGCGTCAGGTCACTGATACGATTATTGACGAAATAAACCTGACCGTTGCGACTCATCTCGAAGTTGATGGCATCGGTGATAATCTCTGCCGAGAAGGTGTGTATCTCCGTCTGAATGGGATAGCGGTTGGGCGGTGGCGTCTGAATCACGCTGAGGTCGCGAGCACCAACGAGTGAGAACTGCAGGGTGCGGGGAATAGGCGTAGCACTCATGGTGAGGGTATCTACGTTGGTTTTCATCTGTCGTAGCTTCTCCTTGGTAGAGACACCGAATTTCTGTTCCTCATCAATGATAAGCAGTCCTAAGTCTTTGAACTTCACACTCTTGCTAATCAGTTTATGCGTACCAATAAGGATATCCACCTTGCCCTCTTCAAGGTCTTTCAAGAGCGCTGTGGTTTGCTTAGTAGTGCGAGCACGCGTGAGGTAATCCACACGTACAGGCATATCCTTCAATCGACCGGAAAAGGTGCGGTAATGCTGATAAGCCAAGACGGTGGTAGGCACCATCACAGCTACCTGTTTACCATCTACGGCTGCCTTGAAGGCAGCACGCACAGCCACCTCGGTCTTACCGAAGCCCACATCACCGCACACCAAGCGATCCATCGGCTTCTGCATTTCCATATCAGCCTTCACGTCCTGCGTCGCCTTCAACTGATCGGGCGTATCCTCATAGAGGAACGAGGCCTCAAGTTCGTGCTGCAAATAGGTATCATGGCTGAAGGCAAAGCCCTTCTGATGTTTGCGGGCAGCATAGAGTTTGATGAGGTCACGTGCAATGTCCTTGATATGTTTCTTCGTACGCTCCTTGAGGCGTTCCCACTGCCCTGTGCCCAGTGTGGACATACGGGGTTGCTGACCATCTTCCTGCGATTTGTATTTAGATACCTTATATAAAGAGTGGATGCTGACGTAGATAGCATCGCCACGCTGGTAGATGATTTTTATCATCTCTTGGAAACCGCCGTCCTGTAAAGGCATCCTGACCAGTCCACCAAATTTTCCAATGCCATGATCTACATGCACCACGTAGTCGCCCACCTCGAACTGCTGAATTTCTTTCAGCGTCAAGGCAACCTTACCACTACGGGCTTTGTCGCTCTTGAGGTTGTACTTATGGAAACGGTCGAATATCTGGTGGTCGGTGAACAAGCACAGACGTCCGTCAACATCGATGAAGCCCTCGTGTAGCGTCTTGTCCACTGGAATAAACTCAACACCTTGTTTCATCTCTGCAAAGATATCCTTCAAACGTTCCTGCTGTTTAGCACTATCAGCTAAGATATAAAGTTTAAATCCTTGCAACAGATAGTCCTCAAGGGTCTGCGTCAACAGTTCAAAGTTCTTATGAAAAAGCGGCTGGGGTTTAATATTGAAATGTACGACAACAGAGGTATTCTCTGCCTTCAACAGAATTTTTCGGAACGGCTCAGCATCCTTCGCAAACTGAGAGCCCGTTATAATCTGGCTGTCGCGCTGCATTTCTTTCTCAATCTCTCGCGCCTCCATTTCTGTTCCCTCTGCCATACGCTCCTGCATAGCCTGCTGCGAGAAACCGTCCTGATAGATACGCTCTATGGATTCACGAATGAACTGAACATCCTTTGTCACCAATAAGGTATCCTCAGGCAGGAATTTCAGTATAGATTCCTTTTCTTCTACAGCTGTGAGTTCTGGTACGATGTCAACATGATCCATACGTTCTTTCGATAACTGATTCTCAACCTCAAAGGTACGGATAGAATCAATATCATCACCAAAGAAATCTATGCGAAAGGGGAACTCATAACTATACGAATATACATCCAAAATGGAGCCACGCAGGGCAAACTGACCAGGCTCGTAAACATAATCAACCTCACGGAAAGCAAACTCGCGCAGAGTCTTACAGATACTGTCCACGCTAATATGCTGGTCTTGCTCGAGCGTTAGCCTGCGTG containing:
- a CDS encoding beta-L-arabinofuranosidase domain-containing protein, with amino-acid sequence MKPKLLLAVVLALAATSQTNAQSELYPKHFDLEEVTLLDGPMKTAMELNIKVLLQYDVDRLLTPYVRQAGLADTQDPDSPYYQWLTKHPNFKNWGGDAGFDLSGHVGGHYLSALALAYAASRDAETKETLKQRMEYMLHVMRDCQNQYDNNTEGLYGFIGGQPINDSWKKLYNGDLSGIQKNWGWVPFYCQHKILAGLRDAYLYGNSEIAKEMFRKLSDWSVNLISKVDDNAFEGFLNCEHGGMNESLLDAYQLFGDQKYLTAAKKYTHKAMLNGMQTLNTSFLDGKHANTQVPKYIGMERIFEQDATATAYQMAAENFWQDVAQNRTVCIGGNSVNEHFLAAANGNRYIDQPDGPESCNTNNMLKFSEMLADRTGDAKYTDFYEQAMWNHILSTQDPTTGGYVYFTTLRPQGYRIYSVPNKGMWCCVGTGMENHSKYGHFIYTHDGKETLYVNLFTASRLESDDFVITQQTQFPYEAKTTLTIGKAGHFTLALRHPAWAGKGFALTVNGSPVDVTANPGTASFVKVTRDWQEGDKVEVTLPMELRYEVCPNYEDYIAFKYGPILLGANTTNGSEQLQNVYGGEGRMDHSPGAMGRQLNLLSSPLLIGNRADVLSRVQVKDLSKLTFTIDARREGVETYKWTTLTLQPFYQIHHDRYMCYWYQQTPENFAKSDMAQTEAANEALKNRTIDFVAPGEQQSEAGHEYNYSSNSTKGSYNGESYRDAQSGGYVQFTLFNKDGINDRLAIMCRFTTADKGRVATLTVDGKKIADITIPARVRKSENGFYNVEYPIPADLIKDSKGKVKTKFVVRLSATGSTPNPGLYYLRLVSGYVENPDAYKFHAQDWTTGDPNRVSASKFTYDTENNTITIKAGTGANDVALMMNYENTDYTISQDQIYLVVRGTNLKTTTGASYLWWLNGTNRGSQVAPASVQTITKDNIQQQVIAWNMSTSGLYDNFTEDLYPSICVGQTIFGLTSTTGTSTIYDINFATSPTNYLTTTNISSPNAQTPTNSNYYSIQGIKTTSPQKGIYINKSKKKITIR
- a CDS encoding B3/4 domain-containing protein, with translation MNIIVSEEIKSVCPEFVGACVEAMVVNTSYSEALWQEIQALEQKFRMELTPDSLKEIPSIAATRRVYKACGKDPSRYRPASEALIRRMLQGKELYQKDTLVDLVNLASIAYGYSIGGFDADRFVGDTLMLGIGREGEPYEGIGRGLINIHGLPVYRDAEGGVGTPTSDNERTKMTLDTRHLVVLINGYDGNRQRVTENAEYIQALLRKYCESDGGCYHLYS
- the mfd gene encoding transcription-repair coupling factor; amino-acid sequence: MDIQDLQKLYAKLPQVSALAKALGKTSVKTISLDGLLASSAPLVFSSLALKTSARLLFVMQDAEEAGYFYHDLCQIMGDKQVLFFPSSYKRAIKYGQKDPASEILRTEVLSHATHYNLLYIVTYPEALAEMVVTRKQLNARRLTLEQDQHISVDSICKTLREFAFREVDYVYEPGQFALRGSILDVYSYSYEFPFRIDFFGDDIDSIRTFEVENQLSKERMDHVDIVPELTAVEEKESILKFLPEDTLLVTKDVQFIRESIERIYQDGFSQQAMQERMAEGTEMEAREIEKEMQRDSQIITGSQFAKDAEPFRKILLKAENTSVVVHFNIKPQPLFHKNFELLTQTLEDYLLQGFKLYILADSAKQQERLKDIFAEMKQGVEFIPVDKTLHEGFIDVDGRLCLFTDHQIFDRFHKYNLKSDKARSGKVALTLKEIQQFEVGDYVVHVDHGIGKFGGLVRMPLQDGGFQEMIKIIYQRGDAIYVSIHSLYKVSKYKSQEDGQQPRMSTLGTGQWERLKERTKKHIKDIARDLIKLYAARKHQKGFAFSHDTYLQHELEASFLYEDTPDQLKATQDVKADMEMQKPMDRLVCGDVGFGKTEVAVRAAFKAAVDGKQVAVMVPTTVLAYQHYRTFSGRLKDMPVRVDYLTRARTTKQTTALLKDLEEGKVDILIGTHKLISKSVKFKDLGLLIIDEEQKFGVSTKEKLRQMKTNVDTLTMSATPIPRTLQFSLVGARDLSVIQTPPPNRYPIQTEIHTFSAEIITDAINFEMSRNGQVYFVNNRISDLTHIAEMIHKYIPDCRVAIGHGQMKPEELEKIILDFSNYDYDVLLSTTIVENGIDIPNANTIIINSAQYFGLSDLHQMRGRVGRGNRKAFCYLLAPPLSALPVDSRRRLEALENFSDLGSGINIAMQDLDIRGAGNLLGAEQSGFISDLGYETYQKILNEAMAELRNEEPEMEQAAEASETGRSSDTRKTSITSSSGSIDFVADCNLESDLEMYFPDQYVPSDSERMLLYRELDNTRNDEEVEAYRQRLIDRFGPLPSQAEELLQVVALRRYGKRLGCEKIMLKQGRMFLYFVSNARSPFYQSEAFGRVIEFATMNVRRCSLREKEGRRSMVVAEVPTVGEGVKVLKTIITERNKQ